The genomic interval TCATCTctattatatgcataaataaaatcgATAAAATAATCCGGAATGGTCTTATTCTTTAGTTCGTTCTCTTTCCCTTTTTCGATTTCGCCCCTCTGCCCCCTTTCTCTCGTATCCTTTAACTGCTTCTCCtgttttatgtaattttcaAGCATATACTTACTTCTAACCTTTAAGTAGTAATCAGCGTGATGAAAAGTATTGCTATTCACATAAACGAATTCAGGTAAGTCATATATAGtatgaacatattttaaaggaagtatatttgctttattaaaatttaggtaaaaaaaaaaaactggaCGTATTAATTTGTTTGTTCCCTTTTCATCATTCTCTTCTTGCAATTTTATGATCGCACTAAACTCACATTCATTGTACAGATACAAATTTTccaatactatttttttagcAACTTGGTCGAACATTTCCAGTAAAGCTAGACTATTCCTATCAAATTTGGAAACTCCATTGCTGCTCTCTACGTCTATTAGAAACAACACACAGTCATACTCCTCcgttttatttaaaacataatcTATGTAATCACTTAAGGTTAactcatgtatatatacaaaagaaACATACTTCCTTCCATTTACATTGGCATTCCGGTACTTATCATTCAtgtgaaatattattttcttgtttattaattttttcaattttgctAATTTTCCTTCGCCATCTATGCGGAAGCACGTTGTAAAACAATTAACCCCAAAGAGGAGCACCACCAGTAGAAGCCATATTCCAATCAGAAATCGAAGATgcaaaaacatattttttaagctCCCGCTGCTCATCCTGTTTATTTTTCCCCCACATAGAGCCTACCTTCAACCATACATGTAGCGCTTACATGTGGAACATGCACCAATGGGACACGTTcgcacatgtatatatatatatatatatataattatgtattatatatattatatataatatatatattattatataatatatatgtatatatatatgcatacatacacatgcgGGTACACCTATATGACGCTTACAAACACTATAGCTTCATATTTTTgccgtaaaaaaaaaaagcgacCTGTACCCTTTGAGGGGTACTACATTCTTGTACCTGTTAAAGGAACTGAACCAAGACCCTTACGCAGGGTTGAAGGATCTGTAgttaagaattattttttaacaataatatcatcaattaatattcttttttttttttgtatatgcaACACTAGGTTTAAAGCCCTTTGTAAGtataatccttttttttttttctttttggataaataaaattcaaaaaaaggaggaggagaaaaaaaaaaaatgttcttcaaaaaaatataaatttatataatccTTAAATGCATTCTTGACTCTGCATTATACgtcattcatttttttttttttttttttttttttttttactaaacaTGAAACATCGTTTTCAAggaaggaaaaattaaactttAACTGTATgcgaaataatattttaaaaaaaattaaaattaaaaataataaaaaatagtgaaaACAAATGGTACTTAAAACATTGTGTAGGCCGTTGGAAAGGCAGgaattttaaaagttttaaaagATGGCACTTCAAAAGGGCACATACACaaatgcatatgtatacatacatatattcataacatatgtacatatatacacatatgcattTTACGTATCTACAATACAAAGGTAAACAAACagatcaaaaaaaaaaaaaaaaaaaagaaaaaggggggagggataaaattaaaaattagaTGGTACTTAAATGTAcctatgtatatacataaacatgtaGATATATCTTTATGCCCAATGCTTAAGTGTATGTATAGCTGTTTATGCTCACTACGAAGGGTATTCAGCACAACGTTACACATATTCAAAATTACTCGACAAATAAAATACGTACTTAATCATTTGCAGCCAACTCGAGGGCCTATACATTCAGACGTAGACAATTTTTGCTATTGCGTTCAAATGAGGacgtaaaaatgtaattgaCTGTTTATCGTTTGGGTAGAAAGCTATGTCAACATGTGAAtcgtattatattatttttttttttttttcctgtctCTACTTTTCTCTTCCCTCCTGTAATTTACCATCCATCACGACCTGAGGGAGGAAAATACATTTCCTGCTGATATTATCCTATTGTACAATTCGTCAGACGTAAATCTGGATTTATAATCAAGAGATAACAAATTTCTGCATAATTTGGCTACATCCGGatgcttttttattaacatgtCAGGTAAAATTCTTTGTCTGGcattacataaaattttcgTTCTTTCCATGTTTGTTTCAGTTTTGGTAAATAAATCGACTATAATCAATCCAAGAGAAAACATATCAACAGCTTTTGTGTACTTATGTCCTCCTAACTGTTCAGGTGCTGAGTACATTTTTGTTCCTATCCCTAATGTATGATAAGACGATTCGCCCtcagtattttttaaattattttttgctgACCTGTCAGCCATTTTATGACAAGGACAATAATTTTCCAACTTGGCGAATTTTTCGCATTGTGCCATTTTTGCAACTCCATTTTTAggtttacttttttttggtCTTTCTTTTGATCcacttttatcatttttacaatttttatttttgttttcaccGTTATACTTACTTATGAACTGTTGATTAGTGCTCGTATTTCCAAAAATCGAGGAAAGTTGctgttttttcaaatatgctttttcctttttataattcctatcctttttgttgtattttttaGGATAGTTCGATGGTAATCGTGTTATCACCGTGAAAGAGTTCGAGGTCCTCCCCCTCTTGTCAGTACAACAACCACCACATCCACCTCCGCGCTCGCAGATATCTCTACAGCTGATACTATTGCTGTTGTTACTGACACGTTCTATGCTTCCTTTCCAGTTTATTTCATTATCGTTGTTCCTTTTGTTCCCTCCTAACAATCCATTGGCATCTTTTGCATAATGATAATTGCTCAGCATCCAGTTATtcccatttattttatccgTTTGAAAAAAGGTTTTCATTATCCCCTTTTTGTTAGTACTCTTCTTCttgttataatatacatgtttataataagaaattCTCCTTTTATTTTCGTTAACATATTGAATTGAAACAAAAGGGTGAGTGGAGTTATCTTCCTTGTGTGCAAGTAGTGGTTTAATATCAGTACTACGTAGAGTGCCGTAATCGTTGGTGGAATTTGCTTTGCTCTTGCTAAGAAGATAAAAAAGGGAGTAATATtggtaatagtaatagtaatggtagtagtaatagtaatggtaaaagtaatagtaatggtaatagtaatagtagtagtaatagtaatagtagtagtaatagtagtagtaatagtagtagtaatagtagtagtaatagtagtagtaatagtagtagtaatagtagtagtaatagtagtagtaataacagtaacagtaacaatgATAATGACCATGGTAGCATTTACAgcagcaataataatatcttATTGCATTATCCATTTTGTTACACAGTAGAGGGCCTGTTTCTACATAATTATAACCTTCTCCTCTTTTGGACTCCTTCAAATGATGGTTACTGTATGATGAAATGCTCAGCTCATTCGATTGATATAAAGCAATTAAAGATTTCATTAGATCCTTACCCTCTTCTGTTTTGTTGTTATATGATTCTGAATTAGGAGCCAAGCAAATATCATTATCACATTTTCTATTGTGTaagttataattatatatatattcgcaATATGGatgagtatattttttatcccTGGTAAAATTGAACTCTCcaaaagcattttttttatcgttGTCATGCATTACCATAGTCTCTTTCTGTTCTAACTGTGTAGATGTAATATCATCTTTTCCATTTGATTcatctattattattgtacgCTTATAAAATGTGCTCCTACTAGGTGGTTTTTTAATCATTCCATTTCTTAATCTGAAGGGATCCCCCTTATAATTCgttttattaattacatttttatcacCAGCATGTGTTCCACATTGTTCCTTGGGGGAAATCCCCCTTCCATGATCTTTGCAAACGCTAACGCATCCTCTGCTTCCCCATCTTCCGTTGATATGGGTTGTGAATTTGCTACTTATTCTACTGCCTATCGTGCTCCTCATTCTGTCGCTTCCATCGTATGAAGCCAATCCGAAATCCCCAATTTTAACTATGTTGTtgttacatataaatatgttggATGGTTTTAAATCTCGATgcataatatcatttttgtGGATGTAATGTAGACCTATGACGATCATATGAAtgatttctttatttcttttaaaattcatatatgtcCTTCCACTTATATAACTCTCTAAGGTTTTCTTGCAGTATTCCAtcctaatatataaattgaacacatactttttttttccatttttaagaCCTCCTTTTTTACCACGTGTATTATTTGTTTCTACAGGGAGGGACTTCATACAGTAATTATTGCACCTACCTTTGTATATGCCATTATTTTCACTATCGTTTccactttttattttatttttattctcatttttactttcatttttattttcatttttattttcgttCTTACCGTTTCGGTGCTTTCCCCAAAGCAGCCTCCCTTTACTTTTATGCAAAATGTTTCTTATTTTCCTGTACAAGTAATTTGTAGCATTACTCCCCTCGGTTTCTTGGCTGCCTTTGTGAAAGCGACTCTTGTCGTCTAGTTGTTCGACACGCACAACAGCACTTGATTTGTTACTCCAGTTGATATTTCGATTGGAAGTTGAAATGACAGCTACATTGGCAGCTACATTGGAAGCTACATTGGCAGCTACGTTGGAAGCTACATTGGCAGCTACATTGGCAGCTACGTTGGAAGCTACATTAGAAGCTACATTAGAAGCTACATTAGAAGCTACATTGGCAGCTACATTGGCAGCTACATTGGCAGCTACATTAGAAGCTACATTAGAAGCTACATTAGAAGCTACATTAGAAGCTACATTAGAAGCTACATTGGCAGCTACATTAGAAGCTACATTAGAAGCTACATTGGAAGACGACTGGTCGTCATTCTTGGCTCCTCCTTCTCTGCTACATGTTTTTCCATCGACGCCAGTGAACCCGTTTCCACCTCTTCCCAATACAAGAGGCTCCCAATTTAGCATTGAATAAAATAGTCGATCGTTTAACGGATTAAAACTATTGTACAGGATGGAAGGCGGATAACCCAATGGATGaatgtaatttataattacgTTCTTGTAGAAATAACAACTTTTTAAGAAACAATGGATACACTCCGATGTATGTAAGAAggtatttctaaaaaataaatatttctttctaAGATAGATATATACCGTATTTTTTcgcttatttttatttattattattatttttttatttattacttttttttcctcacaTTCCCTAATGTAGCAGAGTTTATGTTGATCATAAATTTGCGCTTCATTGGCACATATCTGTTCAATGGGTGAACTACTACTCCTTGCAAAATTTTGaagcatgtatatatttactgtctttttccttttcattaaCAGACTATATCggtgtaaaaaataaagtttgAAATTCGTCCTATAAATACTAGTAGttattttcctattttcCTTCTTTCTTACATTTAAAGGGTTACATAGTAGCCCCTTTTTCCactctcctttttttctaatttctttttttaagttgTAAGGCTTTCTGTTTAACTTTGCCTTACATATCAGGGTCCCTAGCGTTGGCTTCGTTTTCTCACACAGAGGATAAATGGTGGACCTCCAACGCACATCCCTTCGGATGATACCTCTATTGCTTCCGCATATATCCCTGAACTGGCACGTATTAGGTATATTCAGGTGCATAACTCTGCCATTGAAGCCTTCCTCATTTCGTATTCCTCTGAACTGTTCATTTTCATAGATGCAGTTGTAACATGTATGATTAACACCAATGATAGAAGCAAAGTTAAAGCTATCTGCCCTTGTTCTGATCCCCCTTGTCACGTCATATTTATGTCTATAATCAAGTTTATTGGGGAAATCATTCTTATGAAAAAAACGTTTCTTACATTTCGTATCATCTGTGAGTTTAAATCCATGTATCCCTTCGCTTCTGACTAAACTACAAGTAATGATATCCATATTGTACCCTTTAGAAGGGGTATAACAGAAAGagttatatatacatcctattttatttagaaGCTTCATTTtagaaatgtatatattactttgTAGTGAGCTTGGTACTTGTTTTTCTTCCTTCATTTCTCCTTCATCTAAGAGTAATGTTCTCCTATGTAGAATATCGTCTAGTCCGTTTATCTCCTCTGTGTTGTATAACATATGTCCATAAATATGAGTAGTACGTCTACTAACCATTTCTGTATTGGTGTGAAGCAATGAAGGATGCACGAAATTTTCATCCTCCTTTAGagcttttcttcttttcgtATTTTGGACGTGTTCGCACGGGGTGGTACAACAAGGACTACTTCTACTTCTTCTGCTTCTGCTACTGCCACTACTACTACTTCTACCACTACTACAAATGCTGCACCATTTTGAGAAGCCGCTGTTCCAATACTTCTTACAGTAACAAGTTCTATTAcgactttttcttttctcctTTAAACTGAAAAATAAGGATGTGCTAATTTTCGTCCTTTGATTTCCCCCCTTAGATTTAGCTTTATAACTCATTTTCATTtgacatatttttcttattaatttttttcccttgAGTTTTGTTCTATTTGTTCTACCATAATGTTGGTGTGTCTTTACAGATAAAAGGCGCTGCTTTGTTTCACGTTCCTCACTACACCCGCCTGATGCTTCCTTAAGagtaatatttcttttagcccatttttgctttttattaacatgGTCATCCACAAAAAAAGATGCGTTGTAATGTCTCACATAATGGCCGTCTTCCGTAGCAATTCTCTGTTCACATAAGTGCTTATCATTTGGTTGTACTCCACATAAGTGCTTATCGTTTGGTTGTACTCCACATAAGTGCTTATCGTTTGGTTGTACTCCACATAAGTGCATATCATTGACGTTTTTACCTCCTCTGTTGCTGCTAACAATGCGGCTAAAACTAAAATGTCTGCTGCTTAACTCATTAGCACTTCCAACACCATGGTAGTTACCATCTGCCAAAGGTGCTTCTACTGTTaagttcttttttaaatttccatcattacataatatatcatCAAAATTGCCAAACATATTCACTTCATTTTTAACTCCTAAACAGGTTATACAACATGAATTGCTATAATGCGTTACTACATTATTGCACTGCTTACTGGTTACATAGCTGTCCAACTCGCTACTCACACTGCTACTTCCTACACTGCAGTTCTCGACACTGCTGACTAGCTGCGTATTGTTCGGTGTGAACACATATTTACTGTTGGGTTTTTTTCCGAAACGTAGCTCatctttcatatattttaacagtTTACCATATTTCAATTCATCTGAAGAGAGAACTGTTTCTATGTATTCGTTGTAGGGGTACTTGTCCTGTGTTTTACGTCCATCAATCCATTTTCCATATACTTCTTCGTTATCTATTTCCTTCTGCTCGTTGTTA from Plasmodium brasilianum strain Bolivian I chromosome 2, whole genome shotgun sequence carries:
- a CDS encoding dolichyl-diphosphooligosaccharide--protein glycosyltransferase subunit OST3/OST6; amino-acid sequence: MSSGSLKNMFLHLRFLIGIWLLLVVLLFGVNCFTTCFRIDGEGKLAKLKKLINKKIIFHMNDKYRNANVNGRKYVSFVYIHELTLSDYIDYVLNKTEEYDCVLFLIDVESSNGVSKFDRNSLALLEMFDQVAKKIVLENLYLYNECEFSAIIKLQEENDEKGTNKLIRPVFFFYLNFNKANILPLKYVHTIYDLPEFVYVNSNTFHHADYYLKVRSKYMLENYIKQEKQLKDTRERGQRGEIEKGKENELKNKTIPDYFIDFIYAYNRDDTNITSDEYSKKMKMFVGTFIIVITFSLLYIFVLILEKYEILKFVCSYILYLLCLSGLFHCLINKSEAYNMNINLDSIFHNFSASNV